The following proteins are co-located in the Pirellulales bacterium genome:
- the rpsJ gene encoding 30S ribosomal protein S10, which produces MASAKEVIRIRMEAYDHSVLDQSAAEIVDTAKRTNSEVHGPIPLPTRIERYTVLSGPHVDKKARQQFEIRTHKRLIDIVQATAKTIEALNKLSLPAGVDIKIKATTA; this is translated from the coding sequence GTGGCATCTGCGAAGGAAGTCATCAGGATTCGGATGGAGGCGTACGACCACTCGGTGCTCGACCAAAGCGCCGCGGAAATCGTCGATACGGCCAAACGGACCAATTCCGAAGTTCACGGCCCCATCCCGTTGCCGACCCGGATCGAGCGGTACACCGTTCTGTCCGGTCCCCACGTGGATAAGAAGGCCCGTCAGCAGTTCGAGATTCGGACCCACAAGCGGCTCATCGACATCGTTCAGGCCACGGCCAAGACGATCGAGGCGCTCAATAAGCTGAGTCTGCCGGCTGGCGTGGATATCAAGATTAAGGCGACGACGGCCTAA
- the rplC gene encoding 50S ribosomal protein L3 codes for MTQIYGEDGGVVPVTVVQAGPCHVLQVRTAERDGYEAVQLGYLDKPRRLARRSERGHVAKLDSKAAKKRTAAGVETLPKAGCEPKRFVREIRGGAGDLEVGAAVDVTAFEGVQRVDVVATSKGRGFSGAMKRHNFSGQRATHGVKKCHRALGGTGCSAFPSRLFKGVRMPGQYGNARCTVRNQLVVKVDSEQNLLLIRGAVPGPNGGYVVVKQTNKV; via the coding sequence ATGACGCAGATTTACGGCGAAGACGGCGGCGTCGTTCCTGTGACGGTCGTGCAGGCGGGTCCTTGCCACGTGCTGCAAGTGCGCACGGCGGAACGAGACGGCTACGAAGCGGTCCAGTTGGGGTATCTCGACAAGCCTCGGCGATTGGCTCGCCGCAGCGAGCGCGGTCATGTCGCCAAGCTTGACAGCAAGGCGGCCAAAAAGCGAACTGCTGCCGGCGTCGAAACGCTCCCCAAGGCTGGGTGCGAGCCGAAGCGGTTTGTCCGCGAGATTCGCGGCGGCGCCGGCGACCTGGAGGTGGGCGCCGCGGTCGACGTGACCGCCTTCGAGGGGGTTCAGCGGGTCGACGTCGTCGCGACCAGCAAGGGTCGCGGCTTCTCGGGCGCCATGAAACGGCACAACTTCAGCGGCCAGCGGGCCACGCACGGCGTCAAGAAATGCCACCGGGCCCTCGGCGGCACCGGTTGCAGCGCGTTTCCCAGTCGGCTGTTCAAGGGCGTCCGCATGCCGGGGCAATACGGCAACGCTCGTTGCACGGTCCGGAATCAGTTGGTGGTCAAGGTCGACTCCGAGCAGAACCTGCTGTTGATCCGAGGCGCCGTCCCCGGCCCCAACGGCGGTTACGTGGTGGTCAAGCAAACGAACAAAGTGTGA
- the rplD gene encoding 50S ribosomal protein L4, translating into MPKLTVLDAKGHKVGTYNLEVSDLAPRINKQLLHDAVVMYQANARQGTHKTKNRHEVSGSTRKMYKQKGTGNARAGHRKSGIRRGGGHMKQIHPRDYSYSLPRKALQLATRMALAAKLRDDEIVVVDKLEFAAPKTREMAGVIRAVGCDGASVLVATAAHDANVYKSARNIAKVAISPASDLNALKLLSARKVLVTTAALDYWKAKAAGNGKAEGESSGV; encoded by the coding sequence ATGCCCAAGCTTACTGTTCTCGATGCCAAGGGTCACAAGGTCGGCACCTACAATTTGGAGGTGTCCGATCTCGCTCCGCGCATCAACAAGCAGCTTCTGCACGACGCGGTGGTCATGTACCAGGCCAACGCCCGGCAGGGGACGCACAAGACCAAGAATCGGCACGAAGTGTCCGGTTCGACCCGCAAGATGTACAAGCAGAAGGGGACCGGCAACGCCCGGGCCGGCCATCGCAAGAGCGGCATTCGTCGCGGCGGCGGTCACATGAAGCAGATTCATCCGCGGGATTACAGCTACTCGTTGCCGCGCAAGGCGTTGCAGTTGGCCACTCGCATGGCCCTGGCCGCCAAGCTGCGGGACGACGAAATCGTGGTCGTCGACAAGCTGGAGTTCGCCGCCCCGAAGACCCGCGAGATGGCCGGCGTGATCAGGGCCGTCGGTTGCGACGGGGCCTCGGTGCTGGTCGCGACGGCGGCTCACGACGCGAACGTGTACAAGAGCGCCCGGAACATCGCCAAGGTGGCGATCTCCCCGGCGAGCGATTTGAACGCCCTGAAGCTGCTGTCGGCCCGCAAGGTGCTGGTGACGACCGCCGCGTTGGATTACTGGAAGGCCAAGGCCGCCGGCAACGGCAAGGCCGAGGGCGAGTCGTCGGGAGTCTGA
- the rplW gene encoding 50S ribosomal protein L23, with the protein MPRHVPLKPGLTLEPHQVIVKPLVTEKGMHKSTRNNAYAFEVNRLATKADVKRSVEELFEVKVLKVHTQNRKGKPRRTRFRFGYTGAWKKAIVTLDAEHRIEFF; encoded by the coding sequence ATGCCACGACATGTACCGCTAAAGCCGGGCCTGACGCTTGAGCCTCATCAGGTGATCGTCAAGCCGCTGGTGACCGAAAAGGGAATGCATAAGTCGACTCGCAACAACGCGTATGCGTTCGAGGTGAATCGACTGGCGACCAAGGCGGACGTGAAGCGTTCCGTCGAGGAGTTGTTCGAGGTGAAAGTCCTGAAGGTTCACACGCAGAACCGCAAGGGAAAGCCGCGGCGGACGCGGTTCCGTTTCGGCTATACGGGCGCCTGGAAGAAGGCGATCGTCACGCTCGATGCGGAACATCGGATTGAATTTTTCTAA
- the rplB gene encoding 50S ribosomal protein L2: protein MGIRKYNPTSAGRRNASVSDFAELTPGAKPEKSLLRPKRKTGGRNNQGKITARHRGGGHKQQYRLIDFRRNKDGIPAKVDSVQYDPNRSARIALLFYADGEKRYIIAPAGLKAGDEVMSGETAPAKLGNCLPLKKMPLGTEVYNIELQPGRGGELCRSAGSRATLMAREADWAQISLPSGEIRRIPAACRATIGAASNGDHSAIELGKAGRKRWMGRRPHVRGTAMNPIDHPHGGGEGRTKGGRNPVSPQGKCAKGGMTRQRRKASNKAIVRRRRSRRYGVQKLVTK, encoded by the coding sequence ATGGGTATTCGCAAATACAACCCGACGTCCGCCGGCCGGCGCAACGCCTCGGTGAGCGACTTTGCCGAGCTGACTCCAGGCGCCAAGCCGGAGAAGAGCCTTCTGCGCCCGAAGCGCAAGACCGGCGGTCGCAACAACCAGGGGAAGATCACCGCCCGTCACCGCGGCGGCGGTCACAAGCAGCAGTACCGGTTGATCGACTTCCGACGGAACAAGGACGGCATTCCGGCGAAGGTCGACTCGGTGCAGTACGACCCGAATCGCTCGGCCCGGATCGCGCTTTTGTTCTACGCCGACGGCGAAAAGCGGTACATCATCGCCCCGGCCGGACTCAAGGCGGGGGACGAGGTGATGAGCGGCGAGACGGCCCCGGCGAAACTGGGCAACTGCCTGCCGCTTAAGAAGATGCCCTTGGGGACGGAAGTCTACAACATCGAACTGCAACCGGGCCGCGGCGGCGAATTGTGCCGCAGCGCCGGATCGCGGGCGACGCTCATGGCGCGCGAAGCCGATTGGGCGCAGATTTCGCTTCCCAGCGGTGAAATCCGCCGGATTCCCGCCGCCTGCCGGGCCACGATCGGCGCCGCCAGCAACGGCGACCACAGCGCCATCGAGTTGGGCAAGGCGGGCCGCAAGCGGTGGATGGGGCGCCGTCCCCACGTCCGCGGCACGGCGATGAACCCGATCGACCATCCCCACGGCGGCGGCGAAGGTCGCACCAAGGGGGGGCGCAATCCGGTCAGCCCGCAGGGCAAGTGCGCCAAGGGCGGCATGACCCGCCAGCGTCGCAAGGCGTCGAACAAGGCAATCGTCCGTCGTCGCCGCAGCCGGCGCTACGGGGTGCAGAAGTTGGTCACGAAGTAA
- the rpsS gene encoding 30S ribosomal protein S19, whose protein sequence is MGRSLKKGPYVDPNVYAKVEKQNDAGTKNPITTWARACTIIPEFVGHTFMVHNGKSHLKVFVTEDMVGHKLGEFSPTRSFRGHGGKGKK, encoded by the coding sequence ATGGGACGTTCACTCAAAAAAGGCCCGTACGTCGACCCCAACGTGTACGCGAAGGTCGAGAAGCAGAACGATGCGGGGACGAAGAACCCGATCACGACGTGGGCCCGGGCGTGCACGATCATCCCCGAGTTCGTCGGCCACACGTTCATGGTCCACAACGGCAAGAGTCATTTGAAGGTGTTTGTGACCGAAGACATGGTCGGCCACAAGCTGGGCGAGTTTTCCCCCACCCGCAGCTTCCGCGGCCATGGCGGCAAGGGCAAGAAGTAG
- the rplV gene encoding 50S ribosomal protein L22, translated as MSYTATHKHARISPRKVRPIADLIRGQRVDDALAILQYQPQRGARMLEKVLKSAMGNAEDLRAPNLGGLRVVEARIDGGPMFKRVRPRARGMAHVIKKRMSHIIVSLA; from the coding sequence ATGTCATACACAGCAACGCACAAACACGCCCGCATCAGCCCGCGCAAGGTTCGGCCGATCGCCGATCTGATTCGCGGTCAGCGGGTGGACGACGCCCTGGCGATTTTGCAGTACCAGCCGCAGCGGGGCGCCCGCATGCTGGAGAAGGTGCTCAAGAGCGCCATGGGCAACGCCGAGGATCTGCGGGCTCCCAATTTGGGCGGACTGCGGGTCGTCGAGGCGCGGATCGACGGGGGGCCGATGTTCAAGCGGGTTCGCCCCCGGGCTCGCGGCATGGCTCACGTGATCAAAAAGCGGATGTCCCACATTATCGTTTCGCTCGCCTAA
- the rpsC gene encoding 30S ribosomal protein S3, translating to MGQKVNPIGFRTGVMLGWKSRWYASKKEFAELLVEDHKIRKYVHAKYKFAGIPKVEIERTRDEVKVVLFAARPGVIIGRKGEEVERLQDELQTLVGRRINIKIEEIGRPELQAQLVAEDIAEQLAKRASFRRTMKRSMEQTMEAGAKGVKIQLAGRLGGAEMARREKQSLGSIPLSTLRAKIDYGFTEAKTAQGHIGVQVWVNQGMFEDETDGADAQEGQAQKKPKRSYKR from the coding sequence ATGGGTCAAAAAGTCAATCCCATCGGTTTCCGCACCGGCGTCATGCTCGGCTGGAAGAGCCGCTGGTACGCGTCCAAGAAAGAGTTCGCCGAGTTGTTGGTCGAAGACCATAAGATTCGCAAATACGTCCACGCAAAGTACAAATTCGCCGGAATCCCCAAGGTGGAGATCGAGCGGACCCGCGACGAAGTGAAGGTCGTTCTGTTCGCCGCCCGTCCGGGCGTGATCATCGGCCGCAAGGGGGAAGAGGTCGAGCGGTTGCAGGACGAGCTGCAGACGCTGGTCGGCCGGCGAATCAACATCAAGATCGAGGAAATCGGCCGCCCGGAGTTGCAGGCGCAGCTTGTGGCCGAGGACATCGCCGAGCAGTTGGCCAAGCGGGCCAGCTTCCGCCGGACGATGAAGCGTTCGATGGAACAAACGATGGAAGCGGGCGCCAAGGGGGTGAAGATCCAATTGGCGGGCCGACTGGGCGGGGCCGAAATGGCTCGCCGCGAGAAGCAATCGCTCGGGTCGATCCCGCTGTCGACGTTGCGGGCGAAGATCGACTACGGATTTACGGAGGCCAAGACCGCTCAAGGGCACATTGGCGTCCAGGTGTGGGTCAACCAAGGCATGTTTGAGGACGAGACCGATGGCGCTGATGCCCAAGAGGGTCAAGCACAGAAAAAGCCAAAGAGGTCGTATAAGAGGTAA
- the rplP gene encoding 50S ribosomal protein L16: MALMPKRVKHRKSQRGRIRGNATRGNRVVFGEFGLQSLEGGWLSAQTIEAGRIAAQQYIRGEGKLYIRVFPHKSITSIPLETRMGKGKGEPEFWAATIRPGTVLYELAGVSEAAAKICFARLAHKMPVRVRMIKRT, from the coding sequence ATGGCGCTGATGCCCAAGAGGGTCAAGCACAGAAAAAGCCAAAGAGGTCGTATAAGAGGTAATGCGACGCGCGGCAATCGAGTCGTGTTTGGCGAGTTCGGTCTGCAGTCGCTGGAAGGCGGCTGGCTGAGCGCCCAAACGATCGAAGCCGGGCGTATCGCTGCCCAGCAATACATCCGCGGCGAAGGCAAGTTGTACATTCGGGTGTTTCCGCACAAATCGATCACGTCGATTCCGCTGGAAACTCGAATGGGCAAAGGCAAGGGCGAGCCCGAGTTTTGGGCCGCCACGATTCGCCCCGGAACCGTGCTGTACGAACTGGCTGGCGTGAGCGAAGCGGCCGCGAAGATTTGCTTCGCCCGGTTGGCTCACAAGATGCCGGTGCGCGTGCGGATGATTAAGCGAACCTGA
- the rpmC gene encoding 50S ribosomal protein L29: MSKVTELRDMSDEQLALTIKEAADKLFRLRVQSQTERLDAPTELRRQRRLIARVKTIQTERRLTASK; the protein is encoded by the coding sequence ATGTCCAAAGTCACTGAACTCCGCGACATGAGCGACGAGCAGTTGGCGCTGACCATCAAGGAAGCGGCCGACAAGCTGTTCCGTCTGCGGGTCCAATCGCAGACCGAGCGGCTCGACGCGCCGACCGAGCTGCGTCGCCAGCGTCGCCTGATCGCCCGCGTCAAGACGATTCAAACCGAGCGGCGGCTGACCGCCAGCAAGTAA
- the rpsQ gene encoding 30S ribosomal protein S17 — protein sequence MPKKVMTGVVTGDKCAKTRRVEINRLERHPKYGKFIRKRTVCHVHDEANESAVGDTVEIVECPPKSKLKRWDLVRVVAKSQLVDIAAMRAAAKQAQAAEGAN from the coding sequence ATGCCCAAGAAAGTAATGACCGGCGTCGTCACCGGCGACAAGTGCGCGAAGACCCGGCGGGTCGAGATCAATCGGCTCGAGCGGCACCCGAAGTACGGCAAGTTCATCCGCAAGCGGACCGTTTGCCACGTCCATGACGAGGCGAACGAGTCGGCGGTGGGGGACACGGTCGAGATCGTCGAGTGCCCGCCGAAGTCGAAGCTGAAGCGGTGGGACTTGGTGCGGGTGGTGGCCAAGAGCCAGTTGGTCGACATCGCCGCGATGCGAGCCGCCGCCAAGCAGGCCCAGGCGGCCGAAGGCGCCAACTAA
- the rplN gene encoding 50S ribosomal protein L14: MIQMQTRLNVADNTGAKEVMCIKVLGGSRKRYARLGDVIICSVKSVIPGSDVKKKAVVRGVIVRAKSPSRRSDGSYVRFDNNAIVIIDKDNNPRGTRIFGAVARELRERKFMKIVSLANEVV; this comes from the coding sequence ATGATCCAAATGCAAACTCGCCTGAACGTCGCGGACAACACCGGCGCGAAGGAAGTGATGTGCATCAAGGTGCTCGGCGGCAGCCGCAAGCGCTACGCCCGTCTGGGCGACGTGATTATCTGCAGCGTCAAGAGCGTAATCCCCGGCAGCGACGTCAAGAAGAAGGCGGTCGTGCGAGGCGTGATCGTGCGGGCCAAAAGCCCCTCGCGTCGCAGCGACGGCAGCTACGTCCGATTCGACAACAACGCGATCGTCATCATTGACAAAGACAACAATCCGCGCGGCACGCGCATCTTCGGGGCCGTCGCCCGGGAGTTGCGGGAGCGCAAGTTCATGAAGATCGTCAGCCTGGCGAACGAGGTGGTGTGA
- the rplX gene encoding 50S ribosomal protein L24, with product MFIRTGDNVQVIAGADRGTVSRVIQVDRAAGKALVEGVNRVYKHVRRSQKHPQGGRLSKEMPINLSNVAFVCSSCNTAVRLGSRFLDDGSKERFCKKCGASAGQISPAHKSHAKK from the coding sequence ATGTTTATTCGCACAGGCGACAACGTCCAAGTGATAGCCGGAGCCGACCGCGGAACCGTCAGCCGGGTGATCCAGGTCGACCGGGCCGCCGGCAAGGCGCTCGTCGAGGGCGTCAATCGCGTTTACAAGCACGTCCGCCGCAGCCAGAAGCACCCTCAAGGGGGCCGACTGAGCAAGGAAATGCCGATCAATCTGTCGAACGTGGCGTTCGTGTGCAGTTCGTGCAACACGGCCGTGCGGCTCGGGTCGCGGTTCCTCGACGACGGATCGAAGGAACGTTTCTGCAAGAAGTGCGGCGCCTCCGCGGGCCAGATTTCGCCCGCCCACAAGTCGCACGCCAAGAAGTAA
- the rplE gene encoding 50S ribosomal protein L5, giving the protein MTPRLQERYSTEILPSMAEKFGRANRLSLPKIEKIVVSMGVGSAIADKKHMDDAVQAMTEITGQKPMVCRARKSVAGFRLREGMPIGCKVTLRGARMYEFLDRLISLVLPRVRDFRGLSLKAFDGHGNYSLGLTEQLVFPELNPDKYPRQQGMNIAICCSGGSDDESREMLRGFGMPFRAEGAAV; this is encoded by the coding sequence ATGACCCCGCGCCTGCAAGAACGATACTCGACGGAAATCCTGCCTTCGATGGCGGAGAAGTTCGGTCGCGCCAACCGACTCAGCCTGCCGAAGATCGAGAAGATCGTCGTCAGCATGGGCGTCGGCAGCGCGATCGCCGACAAGAAGCACATGGACGACGCCGTCCAGGCGATGACTGAGATCACCGGCCAGAAGCCGATGGTCTGCCGGGCGCGCAAGTCGGTCGCCGGTTTCCGACTCCGCGAGGGAATGCCGATCGGCTGCAAGGTGACGCTCCGCGGCGCCCGGATGTACGAGTTCCTCGATCGGTTGATCTCGCTGGTGTTGCCCCGCGTGCGTGACTTCCGGGGGCTCAGCCTCAAGGCGTTCGACGGTCACGGCAACTACAGCCTGGGGCTTACCGAGCAGCTCGTGTTCCCCGAGCTCAATCCCGACAAATATCCGCGGCAGCAGGGGATGAACATCGCCATCTGCTGCAGCGGCGGATCGGACGACGAATCGCGCGAGATGTTGCGAGGATTCGGCATGCCGTTCCGGGCCGAAGGAGCGGCGGTGTAA
- a CDS encoding type Z 30S ribosomal protein S14 translates to MASKSKIAKAERTPKFSTRRESRCKLCGRPRAVYRKFGVCRICFRKLADQGLIPGVKKSSW, encoded by the coding sequence GTGGCAAGCAAGTCGAAGATCGCCAAGGCCGAACGCACGCCGAAGTTCTCGACGCGGCGCGAGAGTCGGTGCAAGTTGTGCGGACGTCCTCGGGCCGTGTATCGCAAGTTCGGCGTGTGCCGGATTTGTTTCCGCAAGCTGGCCGACCAGGGATTGATTCCCGGCGTGAAGAAGTCGAGTTGGTAA
- the rpsH gene encoding 30S ribosomal protein S8, translating into MMTDPIADMLTRIRNAVRVERPIVDMPLSKVKRGVAEVLKREGYIWDFHEEQGEEDPAKRLCIDLKYGPNGERVIRHIKRVSKPGRRVYSKAIDLRPILNGLGISIISTSRGVLSDREARQKKLGGEVLCELW; encoded by the coding sequence ATGATGACCGACCCCATCGCCGACATGCTCACCCGCATTCGCAACGCCGTTCGCGTCGAACGGCCGATTGTGGACATGCCGCTTTCCAAGGTGAAGCGCGGCGTCGCCGAGGTGCTGAAGCGTGAAGGCTACATCTGGGACTTCCACGAGGAGCAGGGCGAGGAAGATCCCGCCAAGCGGCTCTGCATCGACCTGAAGTACGGTCCCAACGGCGAACGGGTCATTCGCCATATCAAGCGCGTCAGCAAGCCGGGCCGCCGCGTGTACAGCAAGGCGATCGACTTGCGGCCGATCCTCAACGGCTTGGGCATTTCGATCATCAGCACCAGCCGCGGCGTGCTGAGCGATCGCGAGGCTCGCCAGAAGAAACTCGGCGGCGAAGTGCTGTGCGAACTGTGGTAA
- the rplF gene encoding 50S ribosomal protein L6 — MSRIGKKPVEIPSGVKVTVASREITVEGKLGKLCWTHRPEVQVVVSDDGKEALVTRESDERAPRALHGLTRALVQNMVDGVSKGYEKRLEIQGVGYLAAIQGDVLQLRVGFANEIHKKIPAGLDVTCPDQTHISIKGIDKQKVGQFAAEVRAVRKPEPYKGKGVRYEGEQIRRKAGKTAK; from the coding sequence ATGTCCCGAATCGGCAAGAAACCCGTTGAGATTCCCTCCGGCGTCAAAGTGACCGTCGCTTCGCGCGAGATCACCGTCGAGGGGAAGCTCGGCAAGCTTTGTTGGACCCACCGTCCCGAGGTGCAGGTCGTCGTCAGCGACGACGGCAAGGAAGCGCTCGTCACGCGCGAGAGCGACGAGCGAGCCCCCCGCGCCCTGCACGGCCTGACCCGCGCACTCGTCCAGAACATGGTCGACGGCGTGTCGAAGGGCTACGAAAAACGGCTGGAGATCCAAGGGGTCGGCTACCTGGCGGCGATCCAGGGGGACGTCCTCCAATTGCGCGTCGGGTTCGCCAACGAAATCCACAAGAAGATACCCGCTGGTCTCGACGTGACCTGCCCCGACCAGACGCACATTTCGATCAAGGGGATCGACAAGCAGAAGGTGGGACAGTTCGCCGCCGAGGTGCGGGCCGTCCGCAAGCCGGAGCCTTACAAAGGCAAAGGCGTCCGTTACGAAGGCGAACAAATCCGTCGCAAGGCCGGCAAGACCGCCAAGTAG
- the rplR gene encoding 50S ribosomal protein L18: MDHSKALGKQRQRRKWRVRKRLKGDAERPRLSVCRSLKNISVQVIDDSIGKTIASASTADKTLAKTISYGGNCDAAAAIGKAIAERAKQAGVTKVRFDRGANKFHGRVAALAAAAREAGLEF, encoded by the coding sequence ATGGATCATAGCAAAGCACTCGGCAAGCAGCGTCAGCGCCGCAAGTGGCGCGTCCGCAAGCGGCTCAAAGGCGACGCCGAGCGTCCCCGGCTCAGCGTTTGCCGCAGCCTGAAGAACATCTCGGTGCAGGTGATCGACGACTCGATCGGCAAGACGATCGCTTCGGCGTCGACCGCCGACAAGACGCTCGCCAAGACGATCAGCTACGGCGGCAACTGCGACGCGGCCGCGGCGATCGGCAAGGCGATTGCCGAGCGGGCCAAGCAAGCCGGCGTGACGAAGGTGCGGTTCGACCGCGGCGCCAACAAGTTTCACGGCCGCGTAGCCGCTCTGGCCGCCGCGGCCCGCGAAGCCGGCCTGGAGTTTTAA
- the rpsE gene encoding 30S ribosomal protein S5 produces MEGFPTVSTGSSERQRGELSETVVKIKRCSAVVKGGRRFSFAAMVVVGNGHGKVGWGYGKANEVPPSVEKAVKEGMRSQVEIPLEGETIPHEVRGRYGAAQVVLVPAGPGTGVIAGAAVRAVCEAAGIHNILTKSFGSNNPVTLVKATINALQQLRPKYEIERLRGVTLS; encoded by the coding sequence ATCGAAGGATTCCCAACCGTGTCTACCGGCTCCTCCGAACGCCAACGCGGCGAATTGTCCGAAACCGTGGTGAAGATCAAGCGCTGCTCGGCCGTGGTGAAGGGCGGTCGTCGATTCAGCTTTGCCGCGATGGTGGTCGTGGGGAACGGCCATGGCAAGGTGGGCTGGGGTTACGGCAAGGCCAACGAGGTCCCCCCGAGCGTCGAGAAGGCGGTCAAAGAAGGGATGCGCAGCCAGGTCGAAATTCCGCTGGAGGGGGAGACGATTCCGCATGAAGTGCGGGGTCGCTACGGCGCCGCCCAGGTGGTGCTGGTCCCTGCCGGTCCTGGCACCGGGGTCATTGCGGGCGCCGCGGTGCGGGCCGTTTGCGAGGCCGCCGGCATCCACAACATCCTCACGAAGAGTTTTGGTTCCAATAATCCCGTGACGCTGGTCAAGGCGACGATCAACGCCTTGCAGCAGTTGCGACCCAAGTACGAGATCGAGCGCTTGCGCGGAGTCACCCTGTCATGA
- the rplO gene encoding 50S ribosomal protein L15 encodes MNLSDVNRGIHRHKSRKRLGRGIGSGQGKTAGRGHKGQGARNGYSRLVVFQGGTMPVVRRVPKRGFNNRWALTVAVVNLGQIDAAFAAGDEVTPATLAAKNLAGGRYDELKILGDGELTKKLSVSAHRFSKSAIEKIEKAGAQMVLLPGKTPVEDKKKAAKAAKTAKA; translated from the coding sequence ATGAATTTGAGCGACGTCAATCGCGGCATTCATCGCCACAAGAGCCGCAAGCGACTGGGCCGGGGCATCGGCTCGGGCCAGGGCAAGACCGCGGGCCGGGGCCACAAGGGCCAGGGCGCGCGCAACGGTTACTCGCGCCTGGTCGTGTTCCAAGGGGGCACGATGCCGGTCGTGCGCCGCGTTCCCAAGCGGGGTTTCAACAACCGTTGGGCCCTGACCGTGGCGGTCGTCAACCTGGGACAGATCGACGCCGCGTTCGCCGCGGGCGACGAGGTGACCCCTGCGACGCTTGCCGCGAAGAACCTCGCCGGCGGTCGGTACGACGAGTTGAAGATCCTGGGCGACGGCGAGCTGACCAAGAAGCTCTCCGTCTCGGCTCACCGGTTCAGCAAGTCGGCGATCGAGAAAATCGAGAAGGCGGGGGCTCAAATGGTCTTGCTACCCGGCAAGACGCCGGTGGAAGATAAGAAGAAGGCGGCCAAGGCGGCGAAGACGGCCAAGGCCTGA